The Deltaproteobacteria bacterium genome segment GAACTCCCGGCGCCGCTTGTCCGGTTCATCGCCATCGGAGTCGCGTGCGAGGGCCTGCTCCTCGCCCCTTACCAGTATTTCTTCTTCCGGATGATGGTCGCCTACGACTACGACAAGATATCCGGCCTGCTGGATGAGCCGTATTACCCCGAAAAGATCCGGCTGGTTACGATGCAGCGCAAGATCGCCGGATCCATCCTTGTCCTGCTGGTGGCATCACTGGTCGCGTTCTTCTTCACTACCCGGTACCTGAGCATCTGGAACCTCCAGGGCCGAACCGTGGAAGTCGGCCGCGACCTCCTGACGGCATCGGCATTCAGTGTCTCGGGCACGCTGGGCGAATCCGGACTGTTTGCCGGAATGGACTATGACACGTTCCGCATTGACGAGGCCCGCCGGCTCATTGACACGATGGACCGGGCCACCAACCAGCCGCTGTTTCTCGTCGACCGGAACGGCAGCTTCCTGTTCGGCGATCCACGGCGCCTTCCGCGCGGCCTCAGCCAGAAAATGACGGCCGTGCTCAAGGCGGACGAAAACCTCGAAACCCGGCCCGGCGACTGGATCGAGGACCGCCAGACGCTCGACATGCTCGTCGCCGTCCGTGTCCGCGACCTCAAAACGGACAACTGGACCGGTCATTATGTGGTCACTTTTTACCTGTTCGATGATATTGAGCGAAGCCTCGACCGGACAGCCTGGATAGCGCTGTTCGTCATCGTAGTCATGGTCATCGTGGGACTGCAGGTGTCGCTGCTTGGCGCAACCGATTTCACGACGCCGGTGGGCCGGATGAATGACATCGCCGCAAGCGTTGCCGACGGCGATCTCACCCGCGAGCTTCAGGTGCTCTCCGAAGACGAGATCGGCAGCCTGGGCAAGAGCTTCTCCAGCATGCTGGGCACTATCCAGCACACGCTCCGGCGTGTCGGGCGTTCGGCCGACGAGGTTGACCAGGTGATCGGCCAGATCAGCGCAGTCGCCGACCGGGTCTCAAAGGGCGGGTCGAGCCAGATCGTCAGTGTCCGGGAAGCCTCGCAGCACCTGGACCTGCTCCACAACTCGATCCGGTCGATCGGCGAGAACGTGTCGGTACTCAACGAATCGGCCGAGGAAAGCTCCAGCTCGGTCAGCCAGATGTCCCTCCAGGTGACGACCATCAACCAGAACGTCGTGAAACTTTCCGAGTCGGTCGAGGAAACGAGCACCGCCATCGAGGAGATGCTCAGGTCCATCGAACAGGTCGGCGGGTCGGTAGGACGCCTGAAGGGTATCTCGTCCGATTCGACCAATGCGCTGGAAAAACTGAACGGCCTTATCTCCAAGGTGGAAGCAAATGCCAAGTCCACGGATGAACTGGCCCGCCAGACAGCCCGCCATGCCAGGACCGGCACCAAGTCGGTAGACGACATGATCGCCGGCATCGAGACGATCCGCACATCCTTTACGCAGATGCAGCACGTCATCGAGTCGCTGCACGAATCGGCAAGCGACATCGGCAACATTCTGGGCGTCATCCGCGACATCGCCGACCGGACGAACCTGCTCTCCCTGAACGCCTCGATCATCGCCGCCCAGGCCGGCGAGCACGGCAAGGGCTTCTCCGTAGTGGCAAACGAAATCCTGTCGCTCGCTAACTCGACGGCAACCAATACCCGCGACATCGAGCGGCGGATCGAAACCCTCCAGAGCGAGTCGCAGAAGGCGATCAAGGCGGTCGAACAGGGTTCAGAGGCTATCGGCCGGGGCCTGTCGCTTTCGCATGACGCAGGTGCCGCGCTCAAGGAGATCGCCGCCTCGGCCGAGCAGTCGGCGGCCATGGTCAAGCTGATCGTCACCACCACCAACGAGCAGTCGGCCGAGGCCAGCAACGTGAGCCGGGCGTTCGACGAAGTGGCCGCGATGGTGAGCCAGATTTCACGCGCCACGCAGGAGCAGACGCACGGAACCGGCCGGATATCGAACGCCACGGTCGAGATGCGCGATGTGGCTTCTGCCGTGTCGGCCCTGCTCGGCGAGCACCGGCACCATTCGGCCCAGATCGTCGGCGCGATGAAAAACATCACCGAGATGATCCACTACATCAGCGAGGCACAGAACCAGGAAACCGCCACCTGCGATGAAGTCCAGAAACTCGTGACCGAAATCGTCCGGGTGTCGGAAATCTATGCCGGCGAAGCCAGCACGCTGAATGAGTCCATCCTGACACTCCAGAAACTGTCCAATACCCTGCGCGAGGAACTCAGCCGGTTCGTCCTGAGTCCTGGCGGAAATGGTGCGGCAGCTCCGGCGTCAGGCCCCGGCGAGCCGCCCCGCCCCGGAACCCCGGCCATTCACTAGCAGACGCCGCTTTCCCCCTCTTTATTACCCGGCCCGATACAGTTAGGTTTCAGCCTCGTGTTTCTGCGGGCCGCCGGCCAGTAACTGGCGGCCGCCCCATCAAAAAACGCTCCGGGGGACCAACCATGAGCAAGCGAAAACTGGCTCTGCCGCTCATTTGCACAGGCCTGGTGCTGGCCTTCCAGCCGGGTTGCCAGAAAGGCGGCCAGCAAGAACCGGCGACGATCCGGATCGGCGAATATGCCTCGCTGACCGGAGCCACAGCGACCTTCGGGATCTCCTCCAGCCGGGGCAGCCGGATGGCCACCGAGGAGTGGAACGCCCGGGGCGGTCTCCTGGGCAAGAAGATCGAGCTCATCACCCTGGATAACCAGTCCAAGCCCGAAGAGGCCCGTCTCACTGCGCTCCGGCTCATTAACGAAAGCAAGGTCATTGCCCTGCTCGGAGAGGTGGCCTCATCCCGTTCCCTCGCCGTGGCCCCCGAGGCCCAGCGTTACCGGGTGCCGATGGTCTCGCCCGCTTCCACCAACCCTGCCGTGACCGAAACCGGGGACTACGTTTTCCGCGCCTGCTTCATCGATCCCTTCCAGGGATCGGCTATGGCCAAGTTCGCCTACGAGGATCTCGGCCTGCGGAAAGCGGCCGTGCTGTTCGATGTCCGCAACGACTACTCCGTCGGGCTGAAGACGTTTTTCATGCAGAAGTTCAGGGAACTGGGCGGCCAGATCGTCATTGAAACGAGTTATGCCGAGAAGGATATCGAGTTCCGTGCGCAGCTCACCCAGATCCGCGAAGCAAAGCCCGAATTCGTATTCCTGCCAGGCTACTACAACGAGGTGGGCCTGATTGCGCGGCAGGCGAGAGAACTCGGCCTCACCGTTCCGATGCTTGGCGGCGACGGGTGGGATTCAACCAAGACGGTGGAAATCGGCGGCGAGGCGGTTGAGGGCTTCTATTTTTCCAACCACTACGCTTCCGACGATCCCAGCCCCGCCATCCAGGAGTTCATCTCCCGGTTCAAGGTAAAATACGGCGAGGTCCCTGATGCCATGGCCGTGCTGGGCTATGACGCTGCCGGAATGCTCTACAGCGCCATCGAGCGGAGCGGCTCCACCGATCCGGCGAAAATCCGCGACGCACTGGCCGCGACGAGGGATTACCCCGGTATCTCGGGCGTCATCTCGATGGATGAGAAGCGGAATGCGCGCAAGCCGCTCATCGTTCTCCAGATCAGGGGCGGAAAATTCGTCTACCATAAATCGGTCAGTCCGGACTGATTCTCCGGCGGGGGCGAATGGAACTTTTTCTTCAGCAGCTCGTCAACGGCCTCGCATGGGGAAGCATCTATGTCCTGCTCGCGCTGGGCTACACGATGGTCTACGGCGTACTGAAGCTGATCAATTTCGCCCACGGCGAGGTATTCATGGCCGGCGCCATGACGGCCTTTTACGTGCATGCCTCACGGCCTGAACTGATGGCGGCCTGGTCACCCTTCACGGTCATGGCCGTCCTGTTTCTTGCCTCTGCCCTTGTCTGCGCGCTGCTGGCGCTTCTTATCGAACGGATCGCCTACCGGCCCCTCCGCTCGGCTCCCCGGCTCTCGGCCCTGATCACCGCCATCGGTGTCTCGCTGCTGCTCCAGAACGCCGGCCAGATGGTGTTCGGTGCGAACCCCAAGGTGTTTCCCACGATGATCGAATCGAGGCCGCTCCTGACGATGGGAACTGTCGTCGTTTCGAATCTGCAGGCCATCGTCATCCTCACCGGCCTCATTCTGGTCGCGGCACTGGAGCTGTTCATCCACCGGACCCGCCTCGGGCGGGCCATCCGGGCCACCTCGTTCAACCCGAAGGCCGCAAGCCTCATGGGAATAGACGTGGACCGGGTGATCGCCGCGACCTTCGTGATCGGGGCGGTGATGGCCGCCGCCGCCAGCATCCTCTATGGAATGTTCCTGCCGAAGATCGATCCGCTCATGGGGCTCATGCCCGGCCTGAAGAGCTTCGTGGCGGCCGTTCTGGGCGGAATCGGGTCGCTCCCCGGCGCGGCACTGGGCGGCCTCATCATGGGGCTGGCCGAGACTTTCGTCACTGGTTACATATCGTCCAATCTGCGCGACGCCATCGCGTTCGTGCTTCTGATATTCATACTGATTTACCGGCCGGGCGGAATCCTTGGAAACGAACAGCCTGAAAAGGTTTGATCCGGCGAGCGGGCTCGCCCTGGCAGTCCTGCTGGCGGCGCTGTTTGCCGCCGACCGCTATCTGCTGGACGGGCTCTCGCCCTATGTCCGGCTTCTCATTGTCACGTCGGCGATCAATGCACTCTTGGCGGCATCACTGAACCTGGTCAATGGCGTCACCGGACTGTTTTCCATCGGACACGCAGGTTTCATGGCCTGCGGCGCATTCCTTACCGCCGGCACTCTCGCCCATTTCGGCCGGGACGGTGTGCTGCCTGTACTGTGGGATATGGCGGGAGGACTCGGGGCGACGCTCGTGTACACGGGTATTCTCGCCGCCGGAGGCCTGCTCGCCGTGGTGGCCAGCCTCATCGTCGGCGTACCGACCTTGAGGCTCCGGGGTGACTACCTCGCCATTGCCACCCTGGGCTTTGGGGAGATCATCCGGGTTCTGATCGTCAACACCGAGAAGCTCGGCGGTGCGCGCGGGCTGTCGGTACCAGTCCGGTACCTGGTGGACGACCGTCTGTTTCCGGTGCTGTCGGTGACGATTCTCGGTATCATATTCCTCTACCGGCTGGTCCATTCGAACCGTGGACTTTCGTACTTCACGGTCCGCGAGGATGAAGTGGCCGCCCGAAGCATCGGCATTTCCACCACCCGGACGCGGATCGAGGCATTCGTGATTGGAAGCTTCTTCGCCGGTGTCGCTGGCGCCATGATGGGTTTTACCCAGACGCTGGTGCATCCCGACTCGTTCCAGTTCCTGAGAAGCATCGAGATCGTCGTGATGGTCGTACTGGGAGGCCTCGGATCCTTTACCGGCGCCGTTTCGGCCGCCGTGCTGCTGACGCTTCTTCTGGAGGGCCTCCGGAGCACTCCACTCCAGGCTCCGGAGTGGCGGCTCATCATCTACGCCCTCTTGCTCATCGTTATGATGCTGTTCCGGCCGCAGGGGCTTCTGGGACGATGGGAAATCACCAGCTGGTGGCGCAGCCGCAGGCAGGGAGGCGCTTCATGAGCCTGCTGGAGCTGTCGGGTGCCGGGATCCGGTTCGGCGGCATCCGGGCCGTCTCGTCCCTCGACCTTGCCGTTGAAACCGATTCACTGGCCGCCCTGATCGGACCCAATGGCGCCGGAAAAACGACAGCCTTCAACCTCATCACCGGCATTTACGAGCCAACCGAGGGCGGCATCCGCTTCGACGCCAAACCGCTCAAGGGACTGGATCCTTCCGCACGCGCACGGCTCGGCATCGCCCGCACGTTCCAGAACATACGCCTGTTTCGTGATCTCAGCGTGCTGGACAACATCCGCGCCGCGTATGTTCCGGCTCTGGGGTACGGGCTACTGGGGGCCATCCGGCGTGGCCGCCATTTCCACGCCGAGGAAGGCGAGTTCCGCAAACGGGCGGAACTGGTGCTGGAGGAAACCGGCCTCGCACCGTGGGCACATTCCGCCGCCGGGAGTTTGCCCTATGGCCAGCAGCGACGGCTCGAGCTGGCCAGGGCTCTGGCGACCGGTCCAAGACTTCTTCTGCTCGATGAACCGGCCGCCGGCATGAACCCGGCTGAAAAGCAGGAACTGGCGGCCCTGATCCGGAGGCTCAAGGAGCGCCACAGGCTGACCATCCTGCTCATCGAGCACGACATGCGGTTCGTCATGGGGCTTTCTGAGCATATTACGGTCATGGATCATGGCATCAGGATTGCCGATGGCACTCCGGACGATATCCGCGCCAATCCCAAGGTGATCGAGGCTTACCTTGGACCGGACGTGCCGCCCGCGGAAATGACCGAGGCCCGGCGGGAACTGGGAGAGAAGAGCCTGTGAGCCTGCTGGAGATCAGCGGACTTCATGTTTCGTACGGCGCCATCCGGGCGATCCGGGGAGTGGATTTTTCAGTCGAAGAAGGGTCGATCGTCACCCTGATCGGCGCCAACGGTGCAGGGAAAACGACCCTGCTCTCCGCCATCGCCGGCCTGCTTAAACCCTCTTCCGGATCAGTCCGGTTCGCGGGTGAGGAGATCACCGGACTCAAGGCACATCAGGCTGTCTCCAGAGGCCTGTCGCTCGTGCCGGAAGGCCGGGCCATCTTCGCAAACCTCACGGTGCAGGAAAACCTCCAGCTTGGCGCCTACCTGCGGAAGGACGGCATCGCGGACGATATCGGACGGATGCTCACGCTTTTTCCCGTGCTGAATGAACGGTACAGGCAGAATGCCGGCACGCTTTCGGGCGGCGAGCAGCAGATGCTTGCCATCGCCCGGGCGCTGATGGCCCGGCCGCGACTGCTGCTGCTGGATGAGCCTTCACTGGGACTTGCGCCGCTCGTCGTTCGGACAATCTTTGAAACGATCCGGGAGATCAGCCGAAGCGGCACCACTGTTCTGCTGGTGGAACAGAATGCCCGGATGGCGCTCGAAACCGCCTCGCACGCCCATGTGCTCGAAACAGGGGAGATCGTCCTTTCCGGACCGAGCAGCGAGCTGGCCTCAAGTGCCCGGGTAAAGGCAGCCTATCTCGGTGACTGAGGGTTATTCGCTGCCTGCGATGCCCAAATCATGCGGGCAGCGTTTTTCGAATACCGACTTTCTGCGGGCGAGAACCTTTCCCGCCGCTTTTTCCGCCTCGACCGGCTCGACGGTTTCGAGATAGGCGCGAAACTCCGCCGCGAGATCAGTCCATGACCCTTCCGGCGGCGGCGCGCCTGGACCGAGACGCCAGAGACGCTCCAGGGTGCCAGGCCCCCTGGACTCGAGCAGCCACTCCACGAACGCCCCGGCCACCGGATAGGCAGCGGCTGCGCTCTCCCGCCAGAAACCCGCAAACTGGAGAAATTGCTCCAGATCCAGTTGCGGCCGGTTTTCCACAATAACCCGCGAAAGCGCCGGAAGCCGGTACCCGGCAGGCGGCACAAGCGCCACAGCGGTTCCCTCCAGCAGCGCGATATTCCACGGAAGTCCCAGCACCGGGCCCCATCCGGCCGTCACCAGATGAACCAGCTCATGTTCCAGAAGCCGTTCGCCCCGCAGGCCGGCAAGCGACTTTGGCTCTAGGTAGGCCGTGCCGAGCCAGGGTTTTGTATAGGTCGTCTGGCGGGCGCCGGTGTAGCGGTACCGTTCATCCGCTGACGGGAAGACGAAAAGCTCCACCTGCGGAGCGGTTTCAATCCCGAGCCGGGGGAGAATATGCCTCATCGCTTCGTCCACGAGACCGGTGATTCGCTCCTGCTCCGGTGTAGAAACCTGCGGATGGAAATAGATCGCCGCCGACTTCGTTCGCGCTACGGGGGCAAATTCTGTCCTGAGCCGGGCATGGGTAACCCTCGTCCCCGTGAACGGCGCCAGAAGGAACAGCGAGAAGCCCGCCATGGCGGCCATGCCGGCAGCCCGTGGCTTTCCGAGTCCGGCCATCCAGAGCGCGAGCCCGGCCAGAAATCCCTCCAGACGGCCCCAGAACAGCGGAGGAATCACATCCACCTGTTCGTCGTAAATGGATCCGGGCCACATCCCGAACAGTGGATGGTGGAACCGGACCGGGGCATCCCTGTACAACGTCCAGAGGACATAACTGGAGGCAGCCGCCACGAGTGACAGCACAAGAAATACGCGCCACTTCACACGTTGCCACCGGCGGGAAAAAAGTCCCGCCCCGGATCCGCATATCGCGGCAGGGACAACATGGAGAAAGTAGAAGAGGAATCCCGGCGGCTGGCTGCAGGGCTGCACGGTCCACTGCTCAACCTGCGCCGGAATCAGCGGCACAAGGGCAAAGGCAGAAGTCCACCAGGCCAGCGGGCGGACGGGAACTCCGGCGGCCATCCCGGCGCCAGCCGAAAAACCAAACACCAGCACTGCAGACAGGATCGCCAGCTCATAGTGAAAGGCATTGGCAAGCGGGAACTTCCAGACGAGAACTGCAGAAATCAAAAGCAGCGCCGCAGCGGCGAAAAAGAGGCAGCGGGAGGATCTGGTCATCAGGCACCATCCCGCCCCGTCACCCCTTCGGTCTGGCGCGGGGACGGGATGCTTTCCGCTTCGTGGCCGTCCCGGTCGAACCGAATCCGCCGTGACCGCGCCGGGTAGCATCCAGCTCGTCCGTTTCCCGGAAACGGGCCTGCGCGACCGGGGCCACCACCATCTGTGCGATACGCATGCCAGGTTCTATCGTGAACGGTTCCTGTCCCAGGTTGGCGAGAATCACTTTCAGCTCGCCCCGGTAATCGGCATCGATAGTCCCGGGCGAATTGAGACAGGTAATACCGTTCTTGATGGCCAGTCCGGACCTGGGCCGGACCTGGGCCTCGTACCCGCGAGGAAGTGCGATGGCGAGCCCCGTGGGAACCAGGGCGCGCCGCCCCGGTTCCAGCACGAGCGGGTTGTCCAGATCAGCGGCGAGGTCGGCGCCGGCCGCGTCCGGAGTGGAATAGACCGGAAGAGCAGCCGTCGGCCGGAGCCGCTTAACGGCGACCGCGACCGCCACGGTCCCTGCCACCACCGCCGTAAGAACCGCGGCCACCCCTGTCGCCACGTCCACCGCGGTCACCACGCCGCTCACCGCCGCCCTGCCGGTCCTCCTCGCTCACGCCTTCATAGAGATCATCAGGCGGGGGCGGAGCCGGCTTCGTATAGTCAACGGTAGTAGGATCGAGGTGGGCCACTTCCTTGTGAGAGAGGCGCACCTTGCCCGTTCCGGCTTCGACATCGAGAACCTTGACGAGGATTTCATCGCCTTCCTGCACCACGTCCTCGACTCGCTCGACCCGGTTCTTGGCAAGATGGGAAATATGCACGAGTCCATCCTTGCCGGGGAGGATCTCGACGAATGCGCCGAAATCGGTCACCCGTCTCACCTTGCCCATGTACAGGTATCCGATTTCCGCCTCGCGGGTGAGATCTCGGATCATCTGGATCGCGGCGTCGGTCTTGGCCTGGTCGGTGGAGGCGATGTCGATGCGGCCGGAATCGTCGATATTGATGGTCGCTCCCGAGCGCGCAGTGATCTCCCGGATCACCTTTCCGCCCGGCCCGATCACGTCCCGGATCCGGTCCGACGGGATATGAATCGAGGTGATGCGCGGCGCATATTTCGACAGTTCCGAGCGCGGCTTGTCTATCGCGGCAGCCATCTTTTCCAGGATGTGGAGCCGGCCCCTGCGGGCCTGCTCCAGCGCCTCGCGCATGATGTCCGTGGTAATACCCGTGACCTTGAGGTCCATCTGGAGCGCCGTGATACCCTTGGTCGTGCCACCCACCTTGAAATCCATGTCTCCCAGATGATCTTCGTCACCGAGAATATCCGAGAGAATGGCATAACGCTTCGTGGCGGTGTCCATGATGAGTCCCATGGCGATTCCCGCTACCGGCGCCTTGAGCGGAACACCCGCGTCCATCATCGACAGCGTGCCGCCGCAGATGGTCGCCATGGATGACGATCCGTTCGATTCGGTAACCTCCGACACCACCCGGACGATGTAGGGAAACTCCTCGTACGTTGGCATGACAGATTCCAGCGAACGTTCCGCCAGGGCACCGTGGCCGATTTCCCGGCGGCCGGGGGCAAGGCGGAAGCTCGTTTCACCCACCGAATAGGGCGGAAAGTTGTAGTGCAGGAGAAAACGCTTGCGGAACATGCCGTCGTACTGGTCAATCCGCTGTTCGTCCATTTCGGTGCCGAGCGTGGCCGTGACGATGGCCTGCGTCTCGCCGCGGGTGAACAGCGCCGATCCGTGCACGCGCGGCAGCCAGCCGACTTCGCAGGTGATATCCCGGATGTTCTCCAGGCCGCGGCCGTCGATACGGACCTTGTCGTTCAGGATGGAGGCCCGCATGAGGTCGCTCTTGAGATTTTCAAGCTCCCCGCTGATCAGGGCACCATGCTTCTCGAGTTCTTCCTCGGTGAACAGCGCCTTCAGGCCCTTCTTCGCCTCGTCCAGCGCGGCGTAACGGTCCTGCTTGTCGCGGATGGCGAACGCCTTCCTCACCGGCTCCGTGGCGTAATCGCGTACTTTCCTGACGAGCGCGGCGTCCGGGGCCGGGGCGTCGAACGTGCGCTTGGCGATGCCAATCTCTTTCGCCAGCTTTTCCTGCATGTCGAGCACCGGCAGCAGCGCCTTGTGGCCGAACTCAATGGCGCGGATCATGTCTTCCTCGGACACTTCCTTTGCGCCTGCCTCGACCATCACCACGGCTTCACGCGAAGCGGCAAGGAAGATGTCGATGTCGGACTCCGCCTTCTGCTGCACAGTCGGGTTGATGATGTACTGGCCCGCGACACGCCCTACCCGGCATCCTCCGATTGGCCCGTGAAATGGGGCATCCGACACCATGAGCGCCGCCGAGGCGCCGATCATGGCCGCACCGGCAGCCTCGTTGTCCGGATCCACCGACAGCACGGTCGGCATGAGCTGGGTATCAAAGTGATAGCCTTCGGGGAACAGCGGCCGGATGGGCCGGTCGATGAGCCGCGAGATCAGGGTTTCACGGTCAGTGGGCCGGGCCTCCCGCTTGAAGTAGCCGCCGGGAATGCGCCCGCCTGCGTAGAACTTCTCGGTGTAGTTGACGGTGAGAGGGAAGAAGTCGGTGCCCTCCTTCGCCGTGGTGAGCGAGACGGCGGGCACAAGGACCACGGTCTCGCCATAGCGGATAATGACGGCCCCGGATGCCTGTTTGGCAACCCAGCCGGTTTCGATGGAGAGCGGACGGCCGCCCAGATCGACGGAAACGGTTTTCTTGTTCATGGGTAAATTACGCTTTATTTCCCTTTCGTTTTTGTTGCTGCCTCTGTTTCAACTCTTTTCAAACACCGAGACCCCGGGCCCAAACGGAGCCGGGGTCACAGGATGCGCACGGAGCGGATGGCCGCGCGCCAGCGGCCCCGCTCTTCCTACTTGCGCAGGTCGAGCGAGCCGATGAGCTTCTTGTACCGTTCGAAGTCGGTGCGCTTCAGGTAGTCCAGGAGCCGCCGCCGCTGGCCGACCAGTTTCAGGAGTCCGCGCCGGCTGCTGTGGTCCTTCTTGTGAGCCTCGAAGTGCGACTGGAGACTGTTGATCCGCTCGGTCAGGAGCGCGACCTGCACTTCCGCCGAACCGGTGTCGGTGCCGTGCTTGCGGTACTTACCAATGACTTCTGTTTTCTGGGTCTTTTCGAGCGACACTGCTGTCTGCCCTCCGAAACGGCAGCCTCGTCAACGGGCGCCGCGTTTAGGGGCCAACCGGCCGAGGGAAGGCCAGTGGTCCAGATTTTAGCTGCGCGCGGTGTTAGTCCGCCGTGCCGGGGAAGTAAAGATAGCCGGTAACAAAGGAATTCAGATGGAAACCAGCAGTGCCTGTTTCCTCATGAATTACAGATAGTTACTTTCCGAGCGCCCTATCCTCTTCTTCCATCCGGCAGGAGGTCAGTGTGCGGCCGGGAAACGGGCAGTAAAACAGTGCGGCCCGGCCATCAGGAACCACCAGCCTGCCACGGACCGGTATGGTCCCGTAACCGCCAAGCCACCGGCTGAACCGTTTCCAGCCATCAAACTGCCGGAGTTCCCCCGGATACCGCTCACGGTAGACGAAGCGGACCTCTTCCGGTCCGGCAGATACTTCGATCCGGTCCGGCAGCCATTCGATGAACTCATGCGCAGGCATCGCGGCTTCCAGAAGCCCGACAACCGTATCTGGCAGCGAGATGCCAGGCCGGACCCGCACTTCGAACGACTCATCCAGAAGCAGGTCGATTTCGAGCGGCGGCAGCGTTTCACTGGCAGCCGGTGGTTCCGGCTGCAACCGTATCCACCGGAACCCCTCATCGGTAGCAAGCGGCGGGTGGCCCGTCAGTGCAAGCACCTCATCGGAAAAGACCGGTGAAAGACCTGCTGGCGTGAGATCCCGTCCGTCTGGAAGAACCGCGGCGAAATAGGCGTCCAGGCTAAAATACGGAAGCAGGTCTGGCCGTGTCACCCGAACCAGCCGAAGCCGCGGCGAAACGTCATCCCCGAAATGGCGAGGCGTCCAGAGATTCGTGCCGACAGTAACCCTGCCACTGCCAGGCATTTCATCAATCCGCCACGCCAGTTCTGCGCGAACCGACCTGTAGTAGGCGTTCACCGGATCGTAGAACCTTTCCTCTGCGGCCAGCCGCCAGTAGACCCCTAGGATTCCGGCCACCGAGAGAACAACGGCCGCGAGAACTGGTGCCAGCCCAGTGGCCGGATACCGTCGCCCAGCCCAGGCCAGCGTCACGGCGGCCCCGAACGCCATCGCCGCGATCATCGGAGTGAGGATGAACCAGTGCACCGGTACGGCGCCAAAATAGAGGACCGTGTGCAGGGCGGCAG includes the following:
- a CDS encoding HAMP domain-containing protein — encoded protein: MKGLKTAAELKQEWQRQLRWVAPFFVRTNEAVSLPLRAWGLCVMAATIAVGFLYLLVYLSVSERFDVYLSTINRTGLYGMGAFSAITTTLLLLVVNYQWLLRHNTRLTELVRRRQTPSTELVHQAIDELSRFPITETLISLFVWFFAAGLWYLGFSHFAELPAPLVRFIAIGVACEGLLLAPYQYFFFRMMVAYDYDKISGLLDEPYYPEKIRLVTMQRKIAGSILVLLVASLVAFFFTTRYLSIWNLQGRTVEVGRDLLTASAFSVSGTLGESGLFAGMDYDTFRIDEARRLIDTMDRATNQPLFLVDRNGSFLFGDPRRLPRGLSQKMTAVLKADENLETRPGDWIEDRQTLDMLVAVRVRDLKTDNWTGHYVVTFYLFDDIERSLDRTAWIALFVIVVMVIVGLQVSLLGATDFTTPVGRMNDIAASVADGDLTRELQVLSEDEIGSLGKSFSSMLGTIQHTLRRVGRSADEVDQVIGQISAVADRVSKGGSSQIVSVREASQHLDLLHNSIRSIGENVSVLNESAEESSSSVSQMSLQVTTINQNVVKLSESVEETSTAIEEMLRSIEQVGGSVGRLKGISSDSTNALEKLNGLISKVEANAKSTDELARQTARHARTGTKSVDDMIAGIETIRTSFTQMQHVIESLHESASDIGNILGVIRDIADRTNLLSLNASIIAAQAGEHGKGFSVVANEILSLANSTATNTRDIERRIETLQSESQKAIKAVEQGSEAIGRGLSLSHDAGAALKEIAASAEQSAAMVKLIVTTTNEQSAEASNVSRAFDEVAAMVSQISRATQEQTHGTGRISNATVEMRDVASAVSALLGEHRHHSAQIVGAMKNITEMIHYISEAQNQETATCDEVQKLVTEIVRVSEIYAGEASTLNESILTLQKLSNTLREELSRFVLSPGGNGAAAPASGPGEPPRPGTPAIH
- a CDS encoding ABC transporter substrate-binding protein, producing MSKRKLALPLICTGLVLAFQPGCQKGGQQEPATIRIGEYASLTGATATFGISSSRGSRMATEEWNARGGLLGKKIELITLDNQSKPEEARLTALRLINESKVIALLGEVASSRSLAVAPEAQRYRVPMVSPASTNPAVTETGDYVFRACFIDPFQGSAMAKFAYEDLGLRKAAVLFDVRNDYSVGLKTFFMQKFRELGGQIVIETSYAEKDIEFRAQLTQIREAKPEFVFLPGYYNEVGLIARQARELGLTVPMLGGDGWDSTKTVEIGGEAVEGFYFSNHYASDDPSPAIQEFISRFKVKYGEVPDAMAVLGYDAAGMLYSAIERSGSTDPAKIRDALAATRDYPGISGVISMDEKRNARKPLIVLQIRGGKFVYHKSVSPD
- a CDS encoding branched-chain amino acid ABC transporter permease, encoding MELFLQQLVNGLAWGSIYVLLALGYTMVYGVLKLINFAHGEVFMAGAMTAFYVHASRPELMAAWSPFTVMAVLFLASALVCALLALLIERIAYRPLRSAPRLSALITAIGVSLLLQNAGQMVFGANPKVFPTMIESRPLLTMGTVVVSNLQAIVILTGLILVAALELFIHRTRLGRAIRATSFNPKAASLMGIDVDRVIAATFVIGAVMAAAASILYGMFLPKIDPLMGLMPGLKSFVAAVLGGIGSLPGAALGGLIMGLAETFVTGYISSNLRDAIAFVLLIFILIYRPGGILGNEQPEKV
- a CDS encoding branched-chain amino acid ABC transporter permease; the encoded protein is MAVLLAALFAADRYLLDGLSPYVRLLIVTSAINALLAASLNLVNGVTGLFSIGHAGFMACGAFLTAGTLAHFGRDGVLPVLWDMAGGLGATLVYTGILAAGGLLAVVASLIVGVPTLRLRGDYLAIATLGFGEIIRVLIVNTEKLGGARGLSVPVRYLVDDRLFPVLSVTILGIIFLYRLVHSNRGLSYFTVREDEVAARSIGISTTRTRIEAFVIGSFFAGVAGAMMGFTQTLVHPDSFQFLRSIEIVVMVVLGGLGSFTGAVSAAVLLTLLLEGLRSTPLQAPEWRLIIYALLLIVMMLFRPQGLLGRWEITSWWRSRRQGGAS
- a CDS encoding ABC transporter ATP-binding protein, which encodes MSLLELSGAGIRFGGIRAVSSLDLAVETDSLAALIGPNGAGKTTAFNLITGIYEPTEGGIRFDAKPLKGLDPSARARLGIARTFQNIRLFRDLSVLDNIRAAYVPALGYGLLGAIRRGRHFHAEEGEFRKRAELVLEETGLAPWAHSAAGSLPYGQQRRLELARALATGPRLLLLDEPAAGMNPAEKQELAALIRRLKERHRLTILLIEHDMRFVMGLSEHITVMDHGIRIADGTPDDIRANPKVIEAYLGPDVPPAEMTEARRELGEKSL
- a CDS encoding ABC transporter ATP-binding protein, producing MSLLEISGLHVSYGAIRAIRGVDFSVEEGSIVTLIGANGAGKTTLLSAIAGLLKPSSGSVRFAGEEITGLKAHQAVSRGLSLVPEGRAIFANLTVQENLQLGAYLRKDGIADDIGRMLTLFPVLNERYRQNAGTLSGGEQQMLAIARALMARPRLLLLDEPSLGLAPLVVRTIFETIREISRSGTTVLLVEQNARMALETASHAHVLETGEIVLSGPSSELASSARVKAAYLGD
- the dut gene encoding dUTP diphosphatase, whose product is MAVAVAVKRLRPTAALPVYSTPDAAGADLAADLDNPLVLEPGRRALVPTGLAIALPRGYEAQVRPRSGLAIKNGITCLNSPGTIDADYRGELKVILANLGQEPFTIEPGMRIAQMVVAPVAQARFRETDELDATRRGHGGFGSTGTATKRKASRPRARPKG